The Nitratidesulfovibrio sp. SRB-5 genome includes a window with the following:
- a CDS encoding ParA family protein, with translation MGARVVAIANQKGGVGKTTSTLTLGAALARRGKRVLIMDLDPHANASVHLRFYPEDLDVTMYDLFMVDEAAWPGLWKRLVRRNEGQSWDMAPASIQLAELDVDLKGRKGKGAILQQAIAHVRDDYDFIIIDCPPHVGILLVNALVACDLLVIPIQTDFLALHGLKLLFDTIRVLNKVLPQPIRYRALATMFDRRARACNRVLELLAQKMGPKMFNTVVGMDTRFREASAQGRVIYDLDPDSRGARAYDALAEEMLQS, from the coding sequence ATGGGCGCGCGGGTAGTGGCCATCGCCAACCAGAAGGGGGGCGTGGGCAAGACCACCTCCACCCTGACGCTTGGCGCGGCGCTAGCGCGCCGGGGCAAGCGCGTGCTGATCATGGACCTGGATCCGCACGCCAACGCCTCGGTGCACCTCCGGTTCTATCCGGAGGACCTGGACGTGACCATGTACGACCTGTTCATGGTCGACGAGGCGGCCTGGCCCGGCCTGTGGAAGCGCCTGGTGCGCCGCAACGAAGGCCAGTCCTGGGACATGGCCCCGGCAAGCATCCAGCTTGCCGAACTGGATGTGGACCTGAAGGGCCGCAAGGGCAAGGGAGCGATACTGCAGCAGGCCATCGCGCATGTGCGCGACGACTACGATTTCATCATCATCGACTGCCCGCCGCATGTGGGCATTCTGCTGGTGAACGCGCTGGTGGCCTGCGATTTGCTTGTCATTCCCATCCAGACGGATTTTCTGGCGCTGCACGGGCTGAAGCTGCTGTTCGACACCATCCGGGTGCTCAACAAGGTGCTGCCGCAGCCCATACGGTACCGGGCCCTGGCCACCATGTTCGACCGGCGGGCCAGGGCGTGCAACAGGGTGCTCGAACTGCTGGCGCAGAAGATGGGGCCGAAGATGTTCAACACGGTGGTCGGCATGGATACCCGCTTTCGCGAGGCCAGCGCGCAGGGCCGGGTTATCTACGATCTCGACCCCGACAGCCGGGGGGCGCGTGCCTACGACGCGCTGGCCGAAGAGATGCTGCAATCATGA
- a CDS encoding CheR family methyltransferase, giving the protein MSSLFSNSITLRKEQKISDEEFVQLRDFIYQQCGIYIAENRKYLVENRLSNRLKELNLKSFGEYYYFLRYDANKRTELNRLFEVVTTNETSFYRNPPQLQIFQEHVLKTTLNDLRAKGQKRLRIWSAGCSTGEEPYTMAIILHEVLKTELASWDIKITANDLSEAVLASARRGVYSDYALRTTPKEIIDRYFIKEGTQFKVDPKLKQMVNFGQINLSDRMGLKRVERSHIVFCRNVIIYFDDEMKKQVIGSFYDNLLQGGFLLIGHSESLHNITRAFKPEHHTGAIIYRKLE; this is encoded by the coding sequence ATGTCCTCGCTGTTCTCCAACTCCATCACGCTGCGCAAGGAACAGAAGATCTCCGACGAGGAGTTCGTGCAACTGCGCGACTTCATCTACCAGCAATGCGGCATCTACATTGCGGAAAACCGCAAGTACCTGGTGGAAAACCGCCTGTCGAACCGCCTCAAGGAACTGAACCTCAAGAGCTTCGGCGAATACTATTACTTCTTGCGCTACGACGCCAACAAGCGCACCGAGCTCAATCGGCTGTTCGAGGTGGTGACCACCAACGAAACCAGCTTCTACAGAAACCCCCCGCAGTTGCAGATATTTCAGGAACACGTGCTGAAGACCACCCTGAACGATCTGCGCGCCAAGGGGCAGAAGCGGCTGCGCATCTGGTCGGCGGGGTGCTCCACGGGTGAAGAGCCGTACACCATGGCCATCATCCTGCACGAGGTGCTGAAGACCGAGCTTGCCAGCTGGGACATCAAGATCACCGCCAACGACCTGTCGGAGGCGGTGCTTGCATCGGCCCGGCGGGGCGTCTATTCCGACTACGCCCTGCGCACCACCCCCAAGGAGATCATCGACCGCTACTTCATCAAGGAAGGCACCCAGTTCAAGGTGGACCCCAAGCTGAAGCAGATGGTGAACTTCGGGCAGATCAACCTCAGCGACCGCATGGGGCTGAAGCGGGTGGAACGCTCGCACATCGTGTTCTGCCGCAACGTCATCATCTACTTCGACGACGAGATGAAGAAGCAGGTCATCGGCTCGTTCTACGACAACCTGCTGCAAGGCGGCTTTCTGCTCATCGGGCATTCGGAGTCGCTGCACAACATCACCCGCGCCTTCAAGCCGGAACACCACACCGGCGCCATCATCTACCGCAAGCTGGAGTGA
- a CDS encoding HEAT repeat domain-containing protein, with amino-acid sequence MSEQQIIEQLQGDDVEAIREAAYAAGNLRLESAVPHLVARIQSHNIGVQEAADRALRKIGGVAAVHGVLPLLRSDDAPIRNIAMDVLREIGADDFDSLKQLLHDDDPDMRIFASDILGTSESILAVPSLCEALLRDPEVNVRYQAAVSLGTLAFPEAADCLNKAMMDEEWVQFSVIEALTKIRAESSVNALVKALDAASDLVASMIVDALGEMGNIKAVPLLLKRLDKSPGPLRNKIAKAIVNVLGGKSLSLLGEKDRLRLRDYLLAAMDDEDEDVQNAAMRGLASIGGAEATEAVLKVAVVLDPDRDHERLVACVQSLADIGFNSAVDRHVRGDDEHTLLILVEAIRGMPSRHGIDVLRGVFWDKPRDAQRAMSTVLAERCDPSDRDFFIDVLDRHNDAHVLKAALHYLGRRAKAVEAGDRMLALLEHPYDDVKEAALDACIALNNPAMNARFRESFRSPDPLHRMMAVYAMGRFDVEENLAELTEALEDEVPDVRKVALEAVANVCPFTSTRLELVVPRLHDENREVRLALIELLGNCGEGNVFPYLIQALDDPDDWVRVRAIEALGSLKDADAVPQLVALTESAGHLVLLKVVEALGAIGGNVAFRALLHLMESDDPEVQQAAETAAARIHEEQGVDD; translated from the coding sequence ATGTCCGAACAGCAGATCATCGAGCAACTCCAGGGCGACGACGTCGAGGCAATCCGCGAGGCGGCCTACGCCGCCGGGAACCTTCGACTGGAAAGCGCCGTACCGCATCTGGTGGCGCGCATCCAGAGCCACAACATCGGGGTGCAGGAAGCGGCCGACCGGGCCCTGCGCAAGATAGGCGGGGTTGCCGCCGTGCATGGGGTGCTGCCCCTGTTGCGGTCGGACGACGCGCCCATCCGCAACATCGCCATGGACGTGCTGCGCGAGATCGGGGCCGACGACTTCGACTCGCTGAAGCAGTTGCTGCATGACGACGACCCCGACATGCGCATTTTCGCGTCCGACATCCTAGGCACCTCGGAAAGCATCCTCGCGGTGCCTTCGCTGTGCGAGGCGCTGCTGCGCGACCCAGAGGTCAACGTGCGCTACCAGGCCGCCGTCAGCCTTGGCACCCTGGCCTTCCCCGAGGCGGCGGACTGCCTGAACAAGGCCATGATGGACGAGGAATGGGTGCAGTTCTCGGTCATTGAGGCGCTGACCAAGATCCGGGCCGAATCGTCGGTCAACGCACTGGTCAAGGCGCTGGACGCGGCCTCGGACCTGGTGGCGTCCATGATCGTGGACGCCCTTGGCGAGATGGGCAACATCAAGGCCGTGCCGCTGCTGCTCAAGCGCCTGGACAAGTCGCCCGGGCCGCTGCGCAACAAGATCGCCAAGGCCATCGTCAACGTGCTGGGCGGCAAGTCGCTGTCCCTGCTGGGCGAGAAGGACAGGTTGCGCCTGCGCGACTACCTGCTGGCCGCCATGGATGACGAGGACGAGGACGTGCAGAACGCCGCCATGCGCGGCCTTGCCAGCATCGGCGGGGCAGAGGCGACGGAGGCGGTGCTGAAGGTGGCCGTGGTGCTGGACCCCGACCGCGACCACGAGCGTCTGGTGGCCTGCGTGCAGAGCCTGGCCGACATCGGCTTCAACAGCGCGGTGGACCGCCACGTGCGCGGCGATGACGAGCACACCCTGCTCATCCTCGTCGAGGCCATCCGGGGCATGCCCAGCCGCCACGGCATCGACGTGCTGCGCGGGGTGTTCTGGGACAAGCCGCGCGATGCGCAGCGGGCCATGTCCACGGTGCTGGCCGAACGCTGCGACCCCAGCGACCGCGATTTCTTCATCGACGTGCTGGACCGGCACAACGACGCCCACGTGCTGAAGGCGGCGCTGCACTACCTGGGCCGCCGGGCCAAGGCGGTGGAGGCGGGCGACCGCATGCTGGCCCTGCTTGAACACCCCTACGACGACGTGAAGGAAGCCGCGCTGGACGCGTGCATCGCCCTGAACAACCCCGCCATGAACGCCCGCTTCCGCGAATCGTTCCGCAGCCCCGACCCGCTGCACCGCATGATGGCCGTGTACGCCATGGGGCGCTTTGACGTGGAGGAGAACCTTGCCGAACTCACCGAGGCGCTGGAAGACGAAGTGCCCGACGTGCGCAAGGTGGCGCTGGAGGCGGTGGCCAACGTGTGCCCCTTCACCAGCACCCGGCTGGAACTGGTGGTGCCCCGCCTGCATGATGAAAACCGCGAGGTTCGCCTGGCCCTCATAGAGTTGCTGGGCAACTGCGGCGAAGGCAACGTCTTTCCCTACCTGATCCAGGCCCTGGACGACCCGGACGACTGGGTGCGGGTGCGGGCCATCGAGGCGCTGGGTTCGCTGAAGGACGCCGACGCCGTGCCGCAACTGGTGGCCCTGACCGAAAGCGCCGGGCATCTGGTGCTGCTGAAGGTGGTGGAGGCGCTGGGCGCCATCGGGGGCAACGTCGCGTTCCGGGCGTTGCTGCATCTGATGGAATCGGATGATCCCGAGGTCCAGCAGGCCGCCGAGACGGCAGCCGCCCGCATCCACGAAGAACAAGGAGTGGATGACTGA
- a CDS encoding chemotaxis protein CheW, protein MTQRSPEEYFRQHDFGSEAATGGGGEFTAAERAFMQKYLGVEEGDLLRRIGIDPVRAGGAGGAGAAGAAAGLEDEAESLDARLRNEPVLQMVGFFLGAQEFAVPTEAVQEVIKYAAPTRLPAAPSFVAGIVNLRGRVTPLVRLRELLGVYDGGDAAGSEDRFIIVCRRRGLQMGMMIERVHTMYRVPQQDIDWAIESHLGISVDFVSGLLKADERLISIVSVDKILDCVLKR, encoded by the coding sequence ATGACCCAACGTTCACCCGAGGAGTACTTCCGGCAGCACGATTTCGGCTCGGAAGCGGCCACGGGCGGCGGGGGCGAGTTCACCGCCGCCGAACGGGCCTTCATGCAGAAGTATCTGGGCGTGGAGGAAGGCGACCTCCTGCGCCGCATCGGCATTGATCCCGTCCGTGCGGGCGGGGCGGGCGGGGCGGGCGCGGCGGGCGCCGCCGCCGGGCTCGAAGACGAGGCGGAATCGCTGGACGCCCGCCTGCGCAACGAACCGGTCTTGCAGATGGTTGGCTTTTTCCTGGGTGCCCAGGAATTCGCCGTGCCCACCGAGGCCGTGCAGGAAGTGATAAAGTACGCGGCGCCCACGCGCCTGCCTGCCGCCCCGTCGTTCGTGGCGGGCATAGTCAACCTGCGCGGGCGCGTCACCCCGCTGGTGCGGTTGCGTGAATTGCTGGGCGTATATGATGGCGGCGATGCCGCCGGCAGTGAAGACAGGTTCATCATCGTCTGCCGCAGGCGGGGCCTGCAAATGGGCATGATGATTGAGCGCGTGCATACCATGTACCGGGTGCCGCAACAGGATATCGACTGGGCCATCGAATCGCATCTCGGTATCAGCGTCGACTTTGTGTCCGGCCTGCTCAAGGCGGACGAACGCCTGATAAGCATCGTTTCGGTGGACAAGATACTCGACTGTGTTCTGAAACGCTGA